The following nucleotide sequence is from Chelmon rostratus isolate fCheRos1 chromosome 11, fCheRos1.pri, whole genome shotgun sequence.
tccaggtgtcttcaggtgtttccaggtgtctccaggtgtttccaggtgtCTCCACTGTCTCCAGGTGTTTCCAAGTGTCTCTACTGTCTCCAGGTGTCTCTACTGTCTCCAGGTGTTTCCAGTTGTCTCCAGGTGTTTCCAGTTGTTTCCAGGTGTCTCCATTTGTCTCCAGGTGTCTCCAGGTGGTGTATATGCTTATGCTTAGCAGAGCCTTCAGTGTCTCAGAGGGAGCCGTGTGATGTCTGTGGTGATTGAAGTTTGAAATGTGGAGTCAGACAGAGGAAGCTGACCAGacctgagcagctgctgctcatcacgctgcaggctacattagctgctgctcgcataacacacctgaatcagtcacattcagtcacatgatcaATCTGTAGACGTAAGTAcaagtgatgacatcacagctcatttgcatgttAACAGCAGGTGCATGCTGGAAGAATCAGACCACATCCCGATGAACTGATCCCAGTTCAGACCTGAACATGAGTCAGGGAAGCTGTCAGAgtcgacctctgacctctgacctcagtgTGGGGTGAGAGAGCACGTCCTTTCCTCTCTCAGTATAAATCTATATCTATATGACCTCAGtgttcagtttcttcttctctggttctACGTTCAGGAAGCTGATTTGACACTCCTGCTCGTCTGGCCGCCCTCGCTGGCCGCTCTTCTGTCCTCGCcgctgtgatgatgatgatgatgtcatccgCCAGCAGAGGGCGTGGCCGCGGTCCCTGCAGTGACCCCGCAGCACGAAAGTGGCGGTCAGCGCCACCACGCCCAGCGTCATCCCGGCCAGCACCAGCAGGATGATGAGCTGGACCTCCGACAGGCCGGCGGCACCGCGCTCGCTCACCGTCACCTTCAGCAGCCTGTCGCCTTGACGACTGCTGTTACCGCCACTGGTGGTGCCGCTCCTCTGGTTCTTCCCCCCAGTGGTCAGGCGAGGTCCGAgcccgccccctcctccctcccagccCAGCGTGTTCCAGCCGGGCTTGTGGTCGTCGTGGCTCCTCAGTGTGGTCTCGCAGGTGGCTCCGGTGTAGCCGGGCCGGCAGACGCAGTGGAAGCCTCCGGCGCGGTCGAGGCAGCGGCCGGCGTTGAGGCAGGGCCGGCTGACACAGTCGTCCAGGTTGACGGTGCAGAAGCGTCCGGTAAAGCCGGCGGGGCAGAGGCACGAGAAGCGGTTGACGCCGTCCAGGCAGGTCGCGCCATTGGCACAAGGCCTCATCAGACAGTCGTCCACGTCGGTCTCACAGCGCAGCCCCGTGAAGCCGGCCAGGCAGCGACACGTCAACTCCGGCGCGAAGCCGTCAGCATCCTCACAAAGACCGCCATTTTTACACGGAGACCTGCGGACAAAACAGGAAACggccaaagaagaagaaacatgagaaaatacCTTTTAATACCTTTTAATCTGTCTTCATCCGTCAGCTGTAAACTTTGGCAGCAGCTGGATGTTATGTTGGAAACTTCCTccatgaggaggagaaggtgagaTCACCTGTACAGACCTCCTCTGCTGACACGGTCCAGTCTTCAGATGACAGTTTCTGCCGTGGAACCCTCCAGGACACAGACAGGTGTATTCACCGCTGTCCTCCATCACACAGGTAGCCCCGTTCTGACACGGCTGCTGTTCCGAGCACACGAACAGGtctgaaacatcatcatcatcatcatcataatcagcatcatcataatcatcatcatcattggaCTGCTtgtcccacttcctgtttccgGTTGCTGCATTAGTAGCTtcatactgctgctgctctcacccgctATTCAAACTAACGTTAGTACTGCTCAAGCTTTCATTGGTCTATCTCTCTACCGCTAATCTCACTTCACACACTTGTTTGGTctgctagccacattagcttagcctagcagcTAGCGATggcttctctccctccccttctttCTCCTGCTCGGTGCTCAGATGTTTAGCTATTCCTCTGCCTGCTTTAGTGATGCTGGTTCATGTAATAAATGTAGTTTGTTTGCGGCGCTGGAGGCGAGGCTTAGCACCATGGAAACTCAATCCATTGTGATGGCATGTTTAGCCGCATGTCGTCATTCAATCGCTGGCTGTCAAAGGTGGTGTCCAGCAAACGGTGGGGGTTTCACTGATAGTTGGCAGACTTTCTGGAGAAGACCTGGTCTGATTAGGAGAGGCGGCATCCATCCCACCTTGGACGGAGCATCTCTAGAAATCTGGCTGAATTTAACtcatacttttgtacttttgctCGAGCACTTGAGTATTTTTACCCCGtgatacttcctccaccactgacctTTGTCACAGAAGCGCCCGCCCCAGCCCGGCTCACAGCTGCACTGCCACGGCTGCTGACAGGAACCGTGCAAGCAGCCCGGCATCGGCACGCAGCGCTCGCAGCGCTCGCCGTCCCAGCCGGGGTCACACCTGGAAGCACACAGAGTCATGTGACCGGGCGTTAGGACACCTGACCTACGAGCAGGTGAACTGTGACCCATCCTGCCTTCAGCAgttaaacacagcaaacacaacttATAGATCTCACCTGCAGACTCCCAGCTCGTCGCAGTGGCTGTTGGTGACGTTACAGACGCAGTCACTtcctgcagagaagaagaagaaggtcaGATACAGGAGGGACAGACTGGTGGACGTCATGGTGACAGGAAGCTGCCGGGTCATGTTTTCATGACAAAATAAGAGCTAAAACCAGGATGTTAGACGTCATCTGGTCTGTAAGAGGCACCACAGAAACACGGAGGATCTGGAAGTTTCTGAAATAACTCCATCACTTCATAAAGCTCTGATGTCGCAGGAAAACTTCAGAACTGATCCAGAGTCAGACATGTGAGGCTGCTGGGATTCCAACCAGAAACCCTcccagagagtgtgtgtgtgtgtgttctgtgtgtgtgtgtgtgtttgtgtgttctgtgtgtgtgtgtatgtgtgtgtgtgtgtgttctctgtgtgtgtgtgtttgtgtgtgtgtgtgtgttctgtgttgtgtgtgtgtgtgtgtgttctgtgtgttgtgtgtgtgtgtgtttcgtgttttgtgtgtgttgtgtgtgtgtgtgtgtgtgtgttctgtgtgtgtgtgtgtttcgtgtgttgtgtgtgttgtgtgtgtgtgtgtgtgttctgcgtgtgtgtgtgtgtgttctgtgtgtgtgtgtgtgtgtgttctgtgtgtgtgtgtgtgttctgtgtgtgtgtgtgtgtttcgtgtgttgtgtgtgttgtgtgtgtgtgtgtgtgtgttctgtgtgtgtgtgtgtgtgtctgtgtgtgtgtgtgtttcgtgtgttgtgtgtgttgtgtgtgtgtgtgtgttctgcgtgtgtgtgtgtgttctgtgtgtgtgtgtgtgtttcgtgtgttgtgtgtgttgtgtgtgtgtgtatgtgtgtgttgtgtgtgtgttgtgtgtgtgtgtgtgttctgtgtgtgtgtgtgtgtgtgtgtgtcagctgtctggatgttttccagtgtttcagGTCTCTGGTGAGAAATTAGCAGCAGacagtttgacctctgacctctgacccgtGGCGGCGGCTGAGCCACGTGTCGGTTGTTTCTGTGCGTCTGTCAGACAAACGGCGACggctgctgctgaaacaaacacactgaaacacgcAGGTCCAGGatcagcaggctgctgctgacagcttcagtgtttctgctgcatgtcatcagacagaggaaggagaacaTGTAGGGCCCTGACAGCCAGCGGGCCCTGACAGCCAGGGGGCCCCTGACAGCCAGGGGCTCCTGACAGCCAGGGGCTCCTGACTGTCATTCAGCCTCAGATGGACTTcatgtttactgctaattagctactgttagcatgctgttgtCAGTGTTACTGTGTCTCAGAGCTGTTAGCATAGCTGCAGACTCTCATCCTGCTTTTGGCCTTGAACTCATCGTGTACAGTGAAGCATCACCTGTGTGTCGAACAGAGACTCTGATTGATTGATCAGATCAATCATTAAGCTGCTGGACTTTCAGAAGCTCCAGACAGTGAACACATCACCTCTGTGGCTTCTTGTCTGCAGATGTTTCTTCGATTTGAGTTTAAGTAGATTTCAGTTGTATTTCCTCTCAAGAGAATCAACCTCAGCAGCACCCCCGAGTTATTAGCAGTATTTCCGTGTATAGACCAACAgccgtgacctctgacctctacGCTCTGAACGCAGGTGGATGGAAGGCGGCGGTGGATCGAATGTCAGCTGGAATTTGGGAGGATTGTTTTCAAAGGGAGTCCCGGCAGAGAGACAACGAGCTCGTCCTCGGATCTGTGGCAGCCCCAGGACGGAGCTCTGCGGTGGGGCCCGGGTACTCTGCCCGAGTCTCTGATGACCCCAACAGCTGGGAGGTGCTAAGTGTTATCTGAGAAGGGGCAGACGACAGCGAGCGGAGGGTTAATCTGACAGTTGGGGGAGTCCGGATTAACAGAGAACAATAACATGCCGAGTGCCTCTGAGCGCGCTCAGTGACGATCCACATCCTTCCAGCCACGACCAGACCGTGAAGattcactgtttcctgtttataCAGTTGAAAAAGATACGCTCTTTAGAGATGCTTTCGTCTTTGGCCCAGCTGGTGTGAAGCACAGCAGGGGCCCTGGGGCCACCCTGGACCACCTGGGGACCAGCAGGGAGCACCTGGGATCACCAGGGGCCACCTGGGGACCAGCTAGAGCCACCTGGGGCCACCTGGGGACCAACAGGGACCACCTGGGATCACTGGGGGCCACCTTGGGACCAGCAGAGGCCACCTGGGGACCAGGAAGAGCCACCTGGGACCAACTGGGGCCACCTGGGGACCACCTGGGGCCACCTGGGGACCAGCAGGAACCACCTGGGGCCACCTTGGGACCACCAGGGGCCACCTGGGGCCACCTGGGGACCAGCAGGAACCACCTGGGGCCACCTTGGGACCACCAGGGGCCACCTGGGGACCACCTGGGGCCACCTGGGGACCAGCAGGAACCACCTGGGGCCACATTGGAACCAGAAGAGGCCACCTGGGGACCATCAAGAGCCACCTGGGACCACCTGGGGCCACCTGGGGACCAGCAGGAACCACCTGGGGCCACCTTGGGACCAGAAGAGGCCACCTGGGGACCATCAAGAGCCACCTGGGACCACCTGGGGCCACCTGGGGACCAGCAGGAACCACCTGCGGCCACATTGGAACCAGAAGAGGCCACCTGGGGACCATCAAGAGCCACCTGGGACCACCTGGGGCCACCTGGGGACCAGCAGGAACCACCTGGGGCCACCTTGGGACCAGCAGGAACCACCTGGGGCCACCTGGGACCATCAAGAGCCACCTGGGACCAACTGGGGCCACCTGGGGACCAGCAGGAACCACCTGGGGCCACCTTGGGACCAGCAGGAACCACCTGGGGCCACCTGGGAACCACCTGGGGACCACCAGGAACCACCTGGGGACCAGCAGGGGCGCTGTAGAGACTGATTCGTGTTCCATATTGAGTTTCCTTACAGACTGTGTTCATCGTTTCTGGTCATGTGCAGGTCTTATATTCAGTCTGTAATCATGTTATTGATTACGACCTGCAGTTCATACATTGATTTTGCCTCCAGTTCtattgattgattcatttttattcGACTCTTATACAAAACTACAGGTAAAACTCCACAGGTAAAACTCTACAGGTAAAACTCCACAGGTAAAACTCCACAGGTAAAACTCTACAGGTAAATTCATTCACTGTATTTATGTTCTCAAACTTCCTTTAAtggtttctgctgttttcatctgaatgtttgtctgttgtcttCTTTTAAATCTTTGAACGCACCATGAAAAAACAATCTAATATCTTAAAACGTTAaattaaacagagagagacagagagacagagagacagacagagagacagagagagagagagggggacagacagacagacagggagagagagagagagagagagagactgacagacagggacagacaatAACAAATTTCCAGCTGGAGAAGACATGTCTCCAGcaaaaaagaagacaagaaaagtaaagaacaccGCCGGGCCGACAGAAGCGATatgaagacacaaaagacttgaggacacagagactgaccagactgaagaggacagacacgaaaaaacacagagaaacacagcgtggacgatcggtctgctaaaagacggctgagaggagacaaaactggagacagatgtttaatgtttgaacgcagaaatcagctggaggacttttatccatcagaacaaaataatagaaaccaaactctgtgtgtgtgtttttgtgtgtgtgtttctgtgtgtgtgtgtgtgtgtgtgtgtgtgtgtgtttctgtgtgtgtgtgtgtgtgtgtgtgtgtgtgtgtgtgtgtgtttttgtgtttctgtgtgtttttgtgtgtttttgtgtttctgtgtgtgtgtttctgtgtgtgtgtttctgtgtgtgtgtgtgtgtgtgtgtgtgtgtgtgtgtgtgtgtgtgtgtgtgtgtttctgtgtgtgtgtgtgtgtgtgtgtgtgttcttgtgtttctcAGGGTAATTTGAGCTTGTGTTGCATCTTTTAACATGCTGATTGCTTCACTGATTGAAGTCTCCTCCCTGGCCGCTCTGTGGCTCTCTGATTGGCCCATTCAGGGGCAGCGCCTGTTCCCCTCATCAGCCGTCCAATCAGAGCTACTTAAGGAAGTGAGCCTGTGGTTGTAACGGAGGTTGATTACAGCGAGAAACATGAGGTGGAACCTGAGAGTGCACGCTGCGCCACGTCTTGatatgcacttcctgttttattgtgaaaccctaactctcctcttgtttcaggctcttgacttcctggtgtctctcccacctgtctgattgtctgccccgccctgattgtttccacctgttccctgTTACCTGGTGTttatatagtccgcgtctccctttgtcctggGCTGGATTGTCATTGTTGACCATCTCGTATCGCCTTGTCCAGAGACCACTGAACATTTGAGTTGcgtttttgtttgcattgagATTATCttgagtttttttgtttcctttcttcaAGAACCTCGCGCTCTTTGTTTTTGACCTTAAATATCCTCAGCGATCTTTGTGATTCAAACCAGCCTTGGTGCTTAAACCTCGAGCCTGAGAGTCACCTCTACATCACCAGCACCGAGAGATAGATACAATTAACATAGAACTAATATATGAACactcctcaccctcctcaccctcctcacccTTCTCCCCACTTGAT
It contains:
- the dlk2 gene encoding protein delta homolog 2; translation: MLRRFVTSEEKLKVLVVLAAADMSAFRAAAVLLPLSCCVLVAHVVPPCRGQGSDCVCNVTNSHCDELGVCRCDPGWDGERCERCVPMPGCLHGSCQQPWQCSCEPGWGGRFCDKDLFVCSEQQPCQNGATCVMEDSGEYTCLCPGGFHGRNCHLKTGPCQQRRSPCKNGGLCEDADGFAPELTCRCLAGFTGLRCETDVDDCLMRPCANGATCLDGVNRFSCLCPAGFTGRFCTVNLDDCVSRPCLNAGRCLDRAGGFHCVCRPGYTGATCETTLRSHDDHKPGWNTLGWEGGGGGLGPRLTTGGKNQRSGTTSGGNSSRQGDRLLKVTVSERGAAGLSEVQLIILLVLAGMTLGVVALTATFVLRGHCRDRGHALCWRMTSSSSSQRRGQKSGQRGRPDEQECQISFLNVEPEKKKLNTEVI